The stretch of DNA GAAACGAAGAGCTTCTCCCCCCTTTTTACGCCAGACTCTTTAGTCTTAAGAATGTGGGTTTTAAGTTAAGAATGAGTAATTGCACTTCTCCGACCCTTAACTGTTCAAGCTGAGAGCGGATAACTAATGTGTTCCGCCTTTTTTTCGAACAGGGTTCTATGGTCGGTCCGCGACCCCTGGATGCCGAAGGCGTCCTTGGGGTGATCTCGTAGTTCCTACGGGGTGGAGACGATGGGGTCGGTCCAtggattttctttccttttgttTAGTTTTCCCGCATTTCGCAAAGGGTTGAAGGGAGATAGTGCATCAAGCTGTTCGCAAGGGCCAGCTTGATCCTCTTCCCCAGGATCTCAGATGAGGAAACCCTAGGAGAGCCACCGACTCCAACTACCGTCCATGTACGATCCATACTAGATCTGACCAACTGCCCATCCTACCTCCTCTACGTTCTTGACAGCCCATCTTTGTCTCAGTAGAGTCTTTCAGTGGCATGTTTCGGTCCTCTTTCCTATTACTTAGAAAAAGTGAGCCACCGGTTCAGGTACAAGATACTATCATTACCGCCTGGACAATTAGACATCCAACCCGTAATCGCAACGACCCAATTGCAAGAGCGGAGCTCTACCAACTGAGCTATATCCCCCCGAGCCAAGTTGGAGCATGCATGAAGGAGTCAAATCAGTCTTTTATTCTTTTCCTTGGCGCAGCTGGGCCATCCTGGATTTGAACCAGAGACCTCGCCCGTGAAGTAAATCATCGCACCTACGGTCCATCCAATTGGGAGAGAATCAATAGATTCCTTTTCGGGAGCGATTCATCCTTCCCGAACGCAGCATACAACTATCCATTGTACTGCGCTCTCCAAGTGTGCTTGTTCCCCTTTCTTCCTTACCGTGGTAAGTCTTTGTTCAATAAGACTGatcagaagaaaaaagaagGTATTAAGAGACACTCTAAGATCCTTTTTCAAACCTGCTCCCATTTCGAGTCAAGAGATAGATAAATAAACACATCCCATCTTTCGCGAAGGAAGGATTAGGAAAATCCTATTGATTGCTATTTTATCCAAACCCCCAGGAAAAGTTTGAAATGAAAAAGGCTCGAATGGTACGATCCCTCCGTCACCCCAGAATAAAAGGGGTGATCTCGTAGTTCTTGGTCTGTGAAGATACGTTGTTAGGTGCTCcgtttttctttttccattgaGGCCGAACCTAAACCTGTGCTCGAGAGATAGCTGTCCATATACTGATAAGGGATGTATGAATTCTCGAGAGGAGAGGAGCCGTGATGGTCCTTCCTGGACCGCCCGGATCCCACGAGTGAATAAAAAGTTGGATCTACATTGGATCTCACCTGAATCGCCCCATCTATCCTCCTGAAGAGAGGTTTGGTTTCAAACCTCGGTTCGAACAGGAGAAGTACGCCATGCTAATGTGCCTTGGATGATCCACATCTCAGGGTCAGGCGCCGATGAGCACATTGAACTATCTATGTGGCTGAGAGCCCTCACAGTCCAGGCACAACGACGCAATTATCAGGGGCGCGCTCTACCACTGAGCTAATAGCCCGTTGTGTGGGCCTCCCGCAGGGGCCCACTATGCCAAAAGCGAGAGAAACCCCATCCCTCGCGTTCCCCCTTTTTCCCCATGTCGACCTAAGCTTAGGTCGACATGGGGAAAAAAAGGGAGCTCCTATCAACTTGTTCCGACCTAGGATAATAAGCTCATGAGTTTAGTCTCACTTCACCATCGAGAAACGAAAGAAGACTTCCATCTAAAAATGAAACTAAGACGTAGTTCGTTTCTTTATTGGGGTGTGAAGCAGTGTGAAACCAAACTACCCAAAAAGCATTACCTCTCCCTGAAAAGGAGGTGATCCAGTCGCACCTTCCAGTACGGCTACCTTGTTACGACTTCACTCCAGTCACTAGCCCTGCCTTCGGCATCCCCCTCCTTGCGGTTAAGGTAACGACTTCGGGCATGGCCAGCTCCCATAGTGTGACGGGCGGTGTGTACAAGGCCCGGGAACGAATTCACCGCCGTATGGCTGACCGGCGATTACTAGCGATTCCGGCTTCATGTAGGCGAGTTGCAGCCTACAATCCGAACTGAGGACAGGTTTTTGAAGTTAGCTCACCCTCGCGGGGTCGCGATCCTTTGTCCCGTCCATTGTAGCACGTGTGTCGCCCAGGGCAATAAGGGGCATGATGACTTGACGTCATCCTCACCTTCCTCCGGCTTATCACCGGCAGTCTGTTCAGGGTTCCAAACTCAATGTTGGCAACTAAACACGAGGGTTGCGCTCGTTGCGGGACTTAACCCAACACCTTACGGCACGAACTGACGACAGCCATGCACCACCTGTGTCCGCGTTCCCGAAGGCACTCCTCTCTTTCAAGAGGATTCGCGGCATGTCAAGCCCTGGTAAGGTTCTTCGCTTTGCATCGAATTAAACCACATGCTCCACCGCTTGTGCGGGCCCCCGTCAATTCCTTTGAGTTTCATTCTTGCGAACGTACTCCCCAGGCGGGATACTTAACGCGTTAGCTACAGCATTGCACGGGTCGATACGCACAGCCGCTTAGTATCCATCGTTTACGGCTAGGACTACTGGGGTCTCTAATCCCATTCGCTCCCCTAGCTTTCGTCTCTCAGTGTCAGTGTCGGCCCAGCAGAGTGCTTTCGCCGTTGGTGTTCCTTCCGATCTCTACGCATTTCATCGCTCCACCGGAAATTCCCTCTGCCCCTACCGTACTCTAGCTTGGTAGTTTTCACCACATGTCCAGGGTTGAGCCCTGGGATTTAACGGCGAACTTAAAAAGCCACCTACAAACGCTTTACGCCCAATCATTCCGGATAACGCTTGCATCCTCTGTCTTACCGTGGCTGCTGGCACAGAGTTAGCCGGTGCTTATTCCCCAGATACCGTCATTGTTTCTTCTCCAGGAAAAGAAGTTGACGACCCGTAGGCCTTCTTCCTCCACGCGGCATTGCTCCGTCAGGCTTTCGCCCATTGCGGAAAATTCCCCACTGCTGCCTCCCGTAGGAGTCTGGGCCTTGTCTCAGTCCCAGTGTGGCTGATCATCCTCTCGGACCAGCTACTGATCATCGCCTTGGTAAGCTATTACCTCACCAACTAGCTAATCAGACGCGAGCCCCTCCTTGGGCGGATTCCTCCTTTTGCTCCTCAGCCTATGGGGTATTAGCAGTCGTTTCCAGCTGTTGTCCCCCTCCCAAGGGCAGGTTCTTACGTGTTACTCACCCGTCCACCACTGGAAACACCACTTCCCGTCCGACTTGAATGTGTAAAGCATGCCGCCAGCGTTCATCCTGAGCCAGGATCAAACTCTCCATGAGATTCCTAGTTGCATTACTTATAGCTTCCTTGCTCGTAGACAAAGCTGATTCggaattttatttcatttcaagGCATCTTGTATCCATGTGTTTCATATTCGCCCGGAGTTGCCTCCAGAAATATAATATAGTCCTATCACCACTCGCGTCAATCCCACAAGCCTCTTATCCACTCTGGATTCTCATTGGATCTCGtcatcaaaatagaaaaattcacATTGGGTTTAGGGATAATCAGGTTCGAACTGATGACTTCCACCATGTCAAGGTGACACTCTACCACTGAGTTATACCCCTTGCCTTGCCCCCCTAAAACAGACGAATCCTATCCTAAGTCAAAAGGTCGAGAAACTCAACGCCAATATATCTTAAACAACTTGAATTCTGGACTTCTTTTCACACTCTGAAAATAATGGGAAAAAGTCAATTCAATTGTCAACTGCTCCTATGGTAAATAGGATTGACTACGGATTTGAGCAATAGcacattatttcaaaaaacgTTTTTTAGAAACACATACAAGATTCATCACCACAAAAAGGATAATGGTAATCCCACCGTTAACTACTTCAATTCCTACCAAGACAGAATTTGTAACTTGCTATACTCTTGCCTAGCAGGCAATTACCGACATGAAAAGGATGATTCATTCGGATCGATATGAGAGTCCCCAACCGCATTGCATTGCCAGAACCCGTGTTCTATATTGGAAAGAGGTTGACCTCCTTGCTTTTGTCATGTTACAATCCTCTTGCCACCTTTCTCCTCGGTCCACAGCGACAAAATGTAGGACTGGTGCCAACAGTTCATCACGAAAGAAAGGAGTCACTGAACCGAGATCACTAACTAatagaaaatatagaaatataaaatagtatataGAATAAAGAACTGTCTTTGCTGTATAACCTCTCTGGTTCCGTTGTTACCGCACGTTTTACACAATTGATCGGATCATATAGATATCTTTTCAACATAGGTCATCGAAAGGATCTCGAAGACCCACCAAAGCACGAAAGCCGGGATCTTTCAGAAAATAGATTCCTATTCAAAGTGTGCATAACCGCATGGATAAGCTCACACTAACCCGTCAATTTGAGATCCAATTTTAGATCTACCTATGTTTggtaaaaagaataaaaaaggaaaGTGTTCAATTGGAACATTAAATTGTGACTGAATTGATTCTAGTTATTTTTCGGGACGGGGTAGAGATTCTCGAACGAGAAAAAGGATCCAATGACTTGGAAAGAATTGAACGAGGAGCCGTATGCGGTGAAAATCTCATATATGGTTCTGTAGAGTGGCAGTAAGGATGACTTATCTGTCAACTTTTCCACTATTACCCCTAAAAAATCAAACTCTGCCTTACATAAAGTGGCCAGAGTACGCTTAACCTATGGATTTGAAATCACTGCTTATATACCCGGTATTGGCCATAATTTACAAGAACATTATGTAGTCTTAGTAAGAGGGGGAAGGGTTAAGGATTTACCCGGTGTGAGATATCACATTGTTCGAGGAACCCTAGATGTTGTCGGAGAAAAGGATCGTCAACAAGGGCGTTCTTAATATGGGGCGAAAAagccaaaataaattatttaagctcctataagttataaaaaaatggattaaCCCTTTCACGCTCATGTCACGGCGAGGTACTGCAGAAAAAAAAACCGCAAAATCCGATCCAATTTATCGTAATCGATTAGTTAACATGTTGGTTAACCGTATTATGAAACACGGAAAAAAATCATTGGCTTATCAAATTATCTATCGAGCTATGAAAAGGATTCAACAAAAGACAGAAACAAATCCACTATCTGTTTTACGTCAAGCAATACGTAGAGTAACTCCCGATATAGCAGTAAAAGCAAGACGCGTAAGCGGATCTACTCATCAAGTTCCAACTGAAGTAGGATCCACACAAGGAAAAATTCTTACGCGTTACTCACCCGTCCGCCACTGGAAACACCACTTCCCGTCCGACTTGCATGTGTAAAGCATGCCGCCAGCGTTCATCCTGAGCCAGGATCAAACTCTCCATGAGATTCCTAGTTGCATTACTTATAGCTTCCTTGCTCGTAGACAAAGCTGATTCggaattttatttcatttcaagGCATCTTGTATCCTTGTGTTTCATATTCGCCAGGAGTTGCCTCCCAGAAATATAATATAGTCCTATCACCACTCGCGTCAATCCCACAAGCCTCTTATCCACTCTTGATTCTCATTGGATCTCGtcatcaaaatagaaaaattcacATTGGGTTTAGGGATAATCAGGTTCGAACTGATGACTTCCACCATGTCAAGGTGACACTCTACCACTGAGTTATACCCCTTGCCTTGCCCCCCTAAAACAGACGAATCCTATCCTAAGTCAAAAGGTCGAGAAACTCAACGCCAATATATCTTAAACAACTTGAATTCTGGACTTCTTTTCACACTCTGAAAATAATGGGAAAAAGTCAATTCAATTGTCAACTGCTCCTATGGTAAATAGGATTGACTACGGATTTGAGCAATAGCACATTATCTCAAAAAACGTTTTTTAGAAACACATACAAGATTCGTCACCACAAAAAGGATAATGGTAATCCCACCGTTAACTACTTCAATTCCTACCAAGACAGAATTTGTAACTTGCTATACTCTTGCCTAGCAGGCAATTACCGACATGAAAAGGATGATTCATTCGGATCGATATGAGAGTCCCCAACCGCATTGCATTGCCAGAACCCGTGTTCTATATTGGAAAGAGGTTGACCTCCTTGCTTTTGTCATGTTACAATCCTCTTGCCACCTTTCTCCTCGGTCCACAGCGACAAAATGTAGGACTGGTGCCAACAGTTCATCACGAAAGAAAGGAGTCACTGAACCGAGATCACTAACTAatagaaaatatagaaatataaaatagtatataGAATAAAGAACTGTCTTTGCTGTATAACCTCTCTGGTTCCGTTGTTACCGCACGTTTTACACAATTGATCGGATCATATAGATATCTTTTCAACATAGGTCATCGAAAGGATCTCGAAGACCCACCAAAGCACGAAAGCCGGGATCTTTCAGAAAATAGATTCCTATTCAAAGTGTGCATAACCGCATGGATAAGCTCACACTAACCCGTCAATTTGAGATCCAATTTTAGATCTACCTATGTTTggtaaaaagaataaaaaaggaaaGTGTTCAATTGGAACATTAAATTGTGACTGAATTGATTCTAGTTATTTTTCGGGACGGGGTAGAGATTCTCGAACGAGAAAAAGGATCCAATGACTTGGAAAGAATTGAACGAGGAGCCGTATGCGGTGAAAATCTCATGTACGGTTCTGTAGAGTGGCAGTAAGGATGACTTATCTGTCAACTTTTCCACTATTACCCCTAAAAAACCAAACTCTGCCTTACGTAAAGTTGCCAGAGTACGCTTAACCTCTGGATTTGAAATCACTGCTTATATACCCGGTATTGGCCATAATTTACAAGAACATTCTGTAGTCTTAGTAAGAGGGGGAAGGGTTAAGGATTTACCCGGTGTGAGATATCACATTGTTCGAGGAACCCTAGATGCTGTCGGAGTAAAGGATCGTCAACAAGGGCGTTCTAAATATGGGGCGAAAAagccaaaataaattatttaagctcctataagttataaaaaaatggattaaCCCTTTCACGCTCATGTCACGGCGAGGTACTGCAGAAAAAAAAACCGCAAAATCCGATCCAATTTATCGTAATCGATTAGTTAACATGTTGGTTAACCGTATTATGAAACACGGAAAAAAATCATTGGCTTATCAAATTATCTATCGAGCTATGAAAAGGATTCAACAAAAGACAGAAACAAATCCACTATCTGTTTTACGTCAAGCAATACGTAGAGTAACTCCCGATATAGCAGTAAAAGCAAGACGCGTAAGCGGATCTACTCATCAAGTTCCGACTGAAATAGGATCCACACAAGGAAAAGCACTTGCTATTCGTTGGTTATTAGGGGCAGCCCGAAAACGTCCGGGTCGAAATATGGCTTTCAAATTAAGTTCTGAATTAGTGGATGCTGCCAAAGGAAGTGGCGATGCCGTACGCAAAAAGGAAGAGACTCATAGAATGGCGGAAGCAAATAGAGCTTTTGCACATTTTCGTTAATCTATGAAGAGACAGGTATCTAGGATCTATATAGATGTGTGTTTATATAGACACATCTATATAGACACATAGACCTATGGATCCATACATACTCGCAAAAGAATCAATAGAAAAAGAATCGGAATTGATCGATATATCTCTCGAAAGGAAAGGCGAAACATAAATCATGGATCAACTAAGTCTTTTCGAGGGATTGTTTAAgaataaacaaagaaaaatcttatataaatacCATGGAATAAGGTTTGGTCCTATTCCTGTCATGGGGATTCTCTAAATATCCCAttccaaaaatagaaaattcgAAACAATTGGAATTTTTTTGGAGATTGGCTGCAATTACTAATTCATGATTTGACATGTACAGAATGAAAATATCATTCTCGAGTCTACGAGATTTTTTATGAAAGCCTTTCATTTGCTTCTCTTcgatggaagttttattttccCGGAATTCATCCTAATTTTTGGCCTAATTCTTCTTCTGATGATCGATTCAACCTCtgatcaaaaaaatatatcttcgTTCTATTTTATCTCTTCAACAAGTTTAGTAATGAGCATAACGGCCCTGTTGTTCCGATGGCGAGAAGAACCCATGATTAGTTTTTCGGGAAATTTCCAAACAAACAATTTCAACGAAATCtttcaatttcttattttacTATCTTCAACTCTATGTATTCCTCTATCCGTAGAGTACATTGAATGTACATAAATGGCTATACCAGAGTTTCTATTATTCATATTAACAGCTACTCTATGAGGAATGTTTTTATGCAGCGCTAACGATTTAATAACTATCTTTGTAGCTCTAGAATGTTTCAGTTTATGCTCCTATCTACTATCTGGATATACCAAGAAAGATGTACGATCTAATGAGGCTACTATGAAATATTTACTCATGGATGGGGCAAGCTCTTCTATTCTGGTTCATGGTTTCTCTTGGCTATATGGTTCATCCGGGGGAGAGATAGAACTTCAAGAAATAGTGAATGGTCTTATCAATACACAAATGTATAACTCCCCAGGAATTTCAATTGCGCTTATATTCATTACCGTAGGAATTGGGTTCAAGCTTTCCCTAGCCCCTTCTCATCAATGGACTCCTGACGTATACGAAGGAGTGCGGTTCGTTCAAGAAATTCCGACTTCTCCATCTATTTCTGAGATGTTTGGATTTTTCAAAACTCTATGGACATGCAGAAGAGACATGCTATTCCCACTCGGACCAAGACATAACTTTACTtgttaaaataacaattaaggTGAAGCAGAGTCAGGAACAATGAATCCCTTTATGATAAACAGATTCATTTTGCAAGTTCGTTATTAGGGGTAGTTCCGCCAAAGGATCAGAATAATGACGTATACAATACTTGAATTCTCGGTGTAGATGCTACATAGTTGGTTCTCATCCTTCAGAGACTACGAGTATAATATAGGAGCATCCGTCAAAAAAAGGACCACCCTAAGATGATCATCTCGTGGCTATTGAGAACGAATCAAATCAGATGGTTCTATTTTCTTTCTCAATCTTTTCGAGCTCAGTTCCGTAGGAACAAGTCATAAAGATTGAGAAAAATGGGTCATTCACAACCACTGATGAAGGATTCCTCGAAAAGTTAAGGATTAGTACTCCTTTTGAAAAGTAAAAATCGAATGGATTCGGTCTTATACATACGCGAGGAAGGAAATCATAAAAGAAAGAAGATTCATTATTCTTTCTTTTATCACTTAGGAGCCGTGCGAGATTAAAGTCTCATGCACGGTTTTGAATGAGAGAAAGAAGTGAGGAATCCTCTTTTCGACTCTGACTCTCCCACTCCAGTCGTTGCTTTTCTTTCTGTTACTTCGAAAGTAGCCGCTTTAGCTTCAGCCACTCGAATTTTGGATATTCCTCTTTATTTCTCATCAAACGAATGGCATCTTCTTCTAGAAATCCTAGCTATTCTTAGCATGATATTAGGGAATTTCATTGCTATTACCCAAACAAGCATGAAACGTATGCTTGCCTATTCGTCCATAGGTCAAATAGGATATGTAATTATTGGAATAATTGTTGGAGACTCAAATGGTGGATATGCAAGCATGATAACTTATATGCTTTTCTATATCGCTATGAATTTAGGAACTTTTGCTTGCATTGTGTCATTTGGTCTACGTACCGGAACTGATAACATTCGAGATTATGCAGGATTATACACGAAAGATCCTTTTTTGGCTGTCTCTTTAGCCCTATGTCTCTTATCCTTAGGAGGTCTTCCTCCACTAGCAGGTTTTTTCGGAAAACTTTATTTATTCTGGTGTGGGTGGCAAGCAGGTCTATATTTCTTGGTTTCAATAGGACTTCTTACAAGTGTTGTTTCTATCTACTattatctaaaaataattaagttagtAATGACTGGACGAAACCAAGAAGTAACTACTTACGTGCGAAATTATAGAAGGCCTCCCGTAAGATCCAACAATTCCATCGAATTGAGTATGATTATATGTGTGATAGCATCTACTATACCAGGAATATCAATGAACCCGATAATTGAAATTGCTCAGGATACCCTTTTATAGCTTCTAGAATTTAATGTGTGATAGCATCTACTATACCAGGAATATCAATGAACCCCATAATTGAAATTGCTCAGGATACCCTTTTTTAGCTTCtagaatttttttcttaattcaaCTCTTATCTTACTAACTGGAATTAAAGAATTAATAGATCTGTTCCATCCAAAATGGGAATGCGCTAAGGTTATGAACTTATAATCTGACGATCGAATCGATTCCATGATTATAAGTTCATTCCATTTAGGAGTAGGAATAGTCATATGTTTTTTACATATCTATTATTATTTCGGACCCTATATGAACCCTTTTGGTTTCTATTGAATCGATAAATAGGTTTGTTTTATTGTCCATTTTTTTGATAGAATATATATAAGGTATGTATTTCTCAGATAATTCAAATCGAACTAATTGAATGTCCGACTCGGGCCTATATGACATGACAATcaaaaaaaatactcaaaaacTCCACCTTTATCATATATTACATACATAAGACTAGATAGATATCATATTTATGGAATATAATAAACTTTGAAGATGCCTTGGTGGTGAAATGGTAGACACCCGAGACTCAAAATCTCGTGTGTAacgccccgtttttcaaagcgaggtgtatttttttttttcaaaagaaattaaactgaaacagagaaataaacaagaaaatgcctttggataaataattgagtcattataatttacaagcagcggaaaagtttctccaaatataaatccaaagcatttacacaacaacaaatggtacatgggaccctttcaaataagaagtcaaactgaaaatattagtataagtacagttttccaaatcaaaatactccaacccaaaaagtaggacgtctagtccctatacatcaacctaatctgatcatcctaccaaaaaaactatacaccctgagtgatctccacgcgccccgtgagatcctcctaacgtagctgcagtcaagcgttcccatctccattcccgtccgtagggtacgaaccggtaggatcgtcctgactctcatctgagggcaaagcccagatttccacaataattgtaaagggtcaccaaccgaaaataacagataacacataacatttaagttttaaatgcacaaaataacctttcaactaagcatgcaccttaaaaggattttccatatgctaaaagttcatataatgcttgccaattaacaatgaactcaaaatgaagttctcaaaccatcaagtaatacataactgaccaaagcattgataaatcaattgagcaatcgattatctaactcaaaataaggacttttgctgagccaatcgattgccaaatcgatttggtcagttctgctgagtttctgcatgaccaaatcgatttctaagtcgattttgtcagttctgatgagtccctgtgttgccaaatcgatttccaaatcgattttggcagttttgctgagttcctgcctctctgccaatcgatttccaaatcgatttcttaaaagattttgaaagacatatttatacaatcgattggcaaatcgattaggttaaaatagtgaacttcctgcaactcatccaatcgattgggaaatcgatttccctcatcatttttccaaaaattcataactaactcaatcacattcatacataatctcaaatcctaacacttagcactgataacgcaatcgctacaacatcattagtttcgaaatagtattgcaagcaaacatgttatcaccaaattccaaaacataacacttaacatttataacacaattaatacaacatcatgggtttcaaaatggtattgcaatccaacatgttatcaccaaattccaaaacataacacttataacacaattactacacataccaaatgaaccaacaattcacaatttaacagggtgtagtctctcacggacaaacacctgtgcagtctctcacagacaaacacaattccctaaggaacgtaagtcgtaaacgtactacctatcacgggtccgtaccgtttaccgaggtgccacctatcccgggtctgcacgaggtgccacctatcacaggtcagcacaatttactaaaaacgtaaatcgtaaacgtaccacctatcacgggtcagtacagtttaccaaggtgtcacctatcacgggtcaacacaatttaccaaaatgaaatgcatgagcatacacagactccgtccacaacaatcgttaagcaaatgcagatattaaaagattccccatttttaatacccatttaacttaaacgactttcacaacaaacattaagtaaccaagacattaagagattccccattcttaacgcccagttaacttaaacgattttcaaaacaacattaaataaataagacattaagagattccccattcttaacgcccagttaacttaaacgattttcaaaacaacattaaataaataagacattaagagattccccattcttaacgcccagttaacttaaacgattttcaaaacaaaacattcagtaaataagtcattaagagattccccattcttaatactgatttatcttaatgattttcaaaacaaaacgttaagcaaacagacatatcaagagattccccattcttaatatacttttgacttaaacgatttccacacaaaacattcggtaaacaagacattaagagattccccattcttaacgcccagttaacttaaacgattttcaaaacaacattaagtaaataagtcattaagagattccccattcttaatactgatttatcttaatgatttgcaaaacaaaacgttaagcaaacagacatattaagagattccccattcttaatatacttttgacttaaacgatttccacacaaaacattcagtaaacaagacattaagagattccccattcttaatactcatttactgaagcgattttcaaaaacaaacattaagtaaacgagaaattaagagattccccattcttaatactcatttatcttaaaacgatttttcacaaacaaacacacattaagtaaacaagacattaagagattccccattcttagtcctcgtttaacttaatggttttcaaattccacacaaaacaaactcaaacatactttcaacccacatcaaaacatatcaattcattctTCCACAAAATTCAACCATACACTTATCGAATTTCATCAATATccattaagaacacgtcaaaaataacgaacacaaatcgaaaCAAtctaccactcaaacacaacaagtttcatttactcaaaatcatacataatgagtttaaattcattttccacgaaacattcatcaaatataaccaaaacctaactctaagattttacccataaagtcttagatccatttttccccaaatcaatactcaaaccctaacaaaatcctttccacacaatcacagataagtccctaaatgcaaactaaaagtttggaaggagctcttaccttaaAGTTAGCTCTAACGTACGATTACAgtaccgtgagtaaatccggtaaa from Cicer arietinum cultivar CDC Frontier isolate Library 1 chromosome 3, Cicar.CDCFrontier_v2.0, whole genome shotgun sequence encodes:
- the LOC113784464 gene encoding small ribosomal subunit protein uS7cz/uS7cy, whose translation is MSRRGTAEKKTAKSDPIYRNRLVNMLVNRIMKHGKKSLAYQIIYRAMKRIQQKTETNPLSVLRQAIRRVTPDIAVKARRVSGSTHQVPTEIGSTQGKALAIRWLLGAARKRPGRNMAFKLSSELVDAAKGSGDAVRKKEETHRMAEANRAFAHFR